CTGCAACGAAATTACCTTTTTCGTCTGTCTCAATGTTTTTTATTTCCATAATTTTTTTTAAAAAATAACGTCTTAAAGGACGTTTTGTTTTATGTAATTTTTATTTTTTTGCTCACTGTCATGTTTGTCTAATTCGCACTTCTTTTGCATCTACCCATGATTAAAGCAAAGCACTTGTTATCGTGCAACAGTAAAGCGAATAAGGATAGGCAATATGTATTTTTTAAAGAATTTTTCGTATATTTGCAATTATCTCCTCAGAATAAATCGCATTTTTATCTTTTCAACGAAGCTCTAAAGGTCCGAAACCTCCGCGGGAACATTTACTTTAATCCATATTGAATGAGCAAAAGCCAAATCACATTTAACAAAAAAGAACGAGAAAAAAAGAAATTACTCAAGAAACAGCAAAAAAATGAGAAAAAGGAATTCAATAAAACAAACAATGACAAGGGAAAATCTTTGGAAGAATTGTTTGCTTATGTTGATGAACATGGGAATATCTCAGACAGACCTGCAATAAAATTGAAAGAAGGTGAGAGTCCAAGTATGGTCTCAAATCATCATGATGAGTATTCCTTTGGAAAAGTCGTGCACTATAATAACGATTCCAACTATGGATTCATCAGAGACAATGAAACGCAGCAATCTGTTTATTTCAACGACCGCCTGGTCGGGCAGAAATTGAATTTAAATCAGAAAGTGAAGTTTAAATTTAAGAGTGCTAAGCAAGGCGCGCAAGTGACTGAAGTCTTGATCGAATACTAGCAAGAAGAAAAAACACTGGAAATTTCAGGTGTTTATGATAGTAAGGCCCTTTGTTTGATGTCAAAGTTGTTGAAGTCAAACAAAGGTTTTTTTTTGCATTTTTATTACTGTGCATAGGAAACAGACCAATCCTCCTAATATGATTTATGGCATGGTTACATGATTTACTTTTTGCGCAGCTCTTACGTTACCGATT
The genomic region above belongs to Sphingobacterium zeae and contains:
- a CDS encoding cold-shock protein; the protein is MSKSQITFNKKEREKKKLLKKQQKNEKKEFNKTNNDKGKSLEELFAYVDEHGNISDRPAIKLKEGESPSMVSNHHDEYSFGKVVHYNNDSNYGFIRDNETQQSVYFNDRLVGQKLNLNQKVKFKFKSAKQGAQVTEVLIEY